The following coding sequences lie in one Mucilaginibacter sp. KACC 22773 genomic window:
- the bla gene encoding class A beta-lactamase yields MLHCKSYSATFLLLLLSFIASAQNSNHKHLRAEITRLAKSTSGKVGVSIKLLEDNDTLSFNNGQHYPMQSVFKFPIAVSLLRAVDKDGISLDQKVLITKAELHKTVSALREKYPEGNVEVSIREILTDMVTLSDNNACDILMKLLGGPEKITKDIHSIGVSHLQIKGNEAEMQADWGLQYKSWSTPSAQMQLLGLIFKRAVLSKKSNDLLMQLMLSTYVASGRIRAGLPKGTPLAHRSGTSGTNEQGLSPATNDVGIITLPDGRHLAVAIFLMDSYSDARKRDLLIADIAKATYDEFSPGVDQLKKYRESVLKQGTSNLKSDWDIREYYRTLVALDSAYYNIAPDSLTRSQMANHYNSLAWYSIVTQKLDNVKYYLDQSLKFEPGYVYPQANLPLLLLLQGHYPEAEALYLKYRNRPFDKTHATYKEEFLEDFGELEKVGIVNDDIKKITRRLNSKN; encoded by the coding sequence ATGCTTCATTGCAAATCATACTCCGCGACTTTTCTGCTGTTACTATTATCTTTTATCGCGTCTGCACAGAATTCGAACCACAAGCATCTGCGGGCCGAGATAACCCGGCTGGCGAAATCCACCTCCGGCAAAGTAGGCGTGTCAATAAAATTGCTGGAAGATAATGATACCCTCAGTTTTAATAATGGACAGCATTACCCGATGCAAAGTGTTTTTAAATTCCCCATCGCCGTGAGTTTACTACGTGCAGTTGATAAGGACGGCATCAGCCTTGATCAAAAAGTGCTGATAACCAAAGCAGAGTTGCATAAAACCGTAAGCGCACTACGGGAAAAATACCCTGAAGGCAATGTTGAAGTTTCCATTAGAGAGATACTAACCGATATGGTCACCCTTAGCGACAATAATGCCTGCGATATTTTAATGAAACTTTTAGGAGGCCCAGAAAAAATAACGAAAGATATTCACTCCATAGGCGTAAGCCATTTACAGATTAAAGGCAATGAAGCCGAAATGCAGGCTGATTGGGGGCTTCAATACAAAAGCTGGTCGACGCCATCGGCCCAGATGCAATTGTTGGGTTTAATTTTTAAGCGAGCGGTGCTATCAAAAAAAAGCAATGATTTGCTGATGCAGCTGATGTTATCAACCTATGTAGCATCGGGCCGCATTAGGGCCGGGCTGCCAAAGGGGACGCCGCTTGCACACAGGAGCGGTACTTCCGGAACAAACGAACAGGGTTTGTCGCCGGCAACAAACGATGTGGGCATTATCACATTGCCTGATGGCAGACACCTGGCTGTCGCCATTTTTTTAATGGATTCGTATAGTGACGCCAGGAAAAGAGATTTGCTGATCGCCGATATTGCCAAAGCTACTTATGATGAATTCTCCCCTGGCGTCGACCAATTAAAAAAATACCGGGAAAGCGTTTTGAAACAAGGAACGTCAAACTTAAAATCCGATTGGGATATACGGGAATACTACCGTACCCTGGTCGCGCTCGATTCTGCCTATTATAATATTGCTCCCGACAGTCTCACCCGGTCGCAAATGGCGAATCACTACAACAGTCTTGCCTGGTACAGCATTGTTACTCAAAAACTCGATAACGTAAAATACTACCTGGATCAAAGTTTAAAATTTGAACCAGGCTACGTATATCCACAAGCTAATTTGCCCCTGCTTCTATTATTACAAGGCCATTACCCCGAGGCAGAGGCACTTTATTTAAAATACAGGAATAGGCCCTTTGATAAAACCCATGCAACCTATAAAGAAGAGTTTCTTGAGGATTTTGGTGAATTGGAAAAGGTGGGAATTGTAAATGACGACATCAAAAAGATTACCCGGCGGTTGAATTCGAAAAACTAA
- a CDS encoding sensor histidine kinase, with amino-acid sequence MELMRSIIIFIFCAFLGLCCQAQKPVMYLDSINPVIRYDSHGDSIRKYFSMTFFNYQSFHPKNKKVLLTAFYSNKLAVNYRQAVQKIPRLKEYGNPGSQSYIQNFDGYAGRYAIPIFDSSGIVITVNGINPQNVNQFQFRVIEDKQKVVLPWTKPKLFCKAYLMTQIAEIGTIDELSAYLGQFKEAYGKALTFQVRRINTPDSIESSISAYWVKWQPRVVGVFTFSQLPEFLSLFKKQWRSPLEDPSQSDWSKDTVLLKLRKDFRYNENNLIFYLDDIIKSRSIIEYNLVNGKDSTGWTVNDFDFNLVWLKNLSPGHYQLKIRYSVQRNNICTYAFTVTAAWYQTVWAKVALSMLVVFAVGFVLLLWRSRKQTAKLKEESTLKQLVQTELRSIRSQFNPHFVFNALSSIQGLITKNDSQNASKYLIEFSNLMRDSLKASDKEFVNIFTEIKILENYLALEKLRFGFDYQIKVSREIDASAIEMPALFLQPLVENAVKHGISALQENGQLIVLFEKLDNDMVVTVNDNGKGFNPNDNANGFGLQLTKERIKLLNQTLNGQHIEFLVKRTDNVTQVIIHFKNWLI; translated from the coding sequence ATGGAGCTGATGCGCAGTATCATCATATTTATATTTTGTGCTTTCCTGGGGCTTTGCTGCCAGGCGCAAAAGCCGGTAATGTACCTGGATAGTATCAACCCGGTCATCCGGTACGATAGTCATGGCGACTCTATCCGGAAGTATTTTTCCATGACATTTTTTAATTACCAAAGCTTTCACCCTAAAAATAAAAAAGTGCTGCTTACCGCATTTTACTCCAATAAACTGGCGGTAAACTATCGGCAGGCTGTACAAAAAATACCCAGGCTAAAGGAATATGGCAACCCCGGGTCGCAATCATATATTCAAAATTTTGATGGCTATGCGGGCAGATATGCCATCCCTATTTTTGATTCGTCGGGGATAGTCATAACCGTTAATGGCATTAACCCGCAAAACGTAAACCAATTTCAATTCAGGGTTATAGAGGATAAGCAGAAAGTGGTATTACCTTGGACAAAGCCAAAGTTGTTTTGCAAAGCCTACCTGATGACTCAAATTGCCGAAATCGGTACGATTGATGAGCTATCTGCATATTTAGGCCAATTTAAAGAGGCCTATGGCAAAGCGCTCACCTTCCAGGTACGCAGGATTAATACGCCCGATAGTATTGAATCTTCTATCTCGGCGTATTGGGTAAAATGGCAGCCAAGGGTTGTAGGCGTATTCACGTTTTCGCAGCTCCCCGAATTTTTAAGCCTTTTTAAAAAGCAATGGAGAAGCCCATTGGAAGACCCAAGCCAAAGCGATTGGAGTAAGGACACTGTTTTGTTGAAGTTGAGAAAAGACTTCCGGTACAACGAAAATAACCTGATTTTTTATTTGGATGATATTATTAAGTCGCGAAGTATTATTGAATATAACCTGGTGAACGGAAAAGACAGCACCGGCTGGACGGTTAATGATTTTGATTTTAACTTAGTGTGGCTCAAAAATCTGTCGCCAGGGCATTATCAGTTAAAAATACGTTATAGCGTACAGCGCAATAATATTTGCACCTATGCATTTACTGTAACAGCAGCCTGGTATCAAACGGTATGGGCAAAAGTAGCCTTAAGTATGCTTGTTGTATTTGCCGTCGGGTTTGTACTGCTACTCTGGCGATCAAGGAAGCAGACAGCAAAGCTTAAAGAAGAAAGTACCTTAAAGCAATTGGTACAAACCGAGCTCAGGTCCATCCGGTCGCAATTTAACCCGCATTTTGTGTTTAATGCCCTTAGCTCCATACAAGGGCTTATCACCAAAAACGATTCGCAAAACGCGTCGAAATATTTAATTGAGTTTAGCAATCTAATGCGCGATTCACTGAAAGCCAGTGACAAGGAATTTGTAAACATTTTTACCGAAATAAAGATATTGGAAAACTACCTGGCACTCGAAAAACTACGGTTTGGCTTCGATTATCAAATTAAAGTGAGCAGAGAAATAGATGCCAGCGCCATTGAAATGCCCGCTTTATTTTTACAACCCCTGGTAGAGAATGCGGTAAAGCATGGTATATCGGCCCTGCAGGAAAACGGGCAACTGATTGTGCTGTTTGAGAAATTGGATAACGACATGGTAGTTACTGTAAATGATAATGGCAAAGGCTTTAACCCCAATGATAACGCTAACGGCTTTGGCCTTCAGCTAACCAAAGAGCGCATAAAATTGTTGAACCAGACATTGAACGGGCAGCACATAGAGTTTTTGGTAAAACGGACGGATAATGTAACCCAGGTTATTATCCATTTTAAAAATTGGCTAATATGA
- a CDS encoding LytR/AlgR family response regulator transcription factor: protein MIRAVIIDDEKNNIENIVHLLKKNELPVTVVGTATNADDGVSLITASNPDLLFLDIQMPDKNGFEVLKALPHQQFEVVFVTAFDNYGIQAVKFSAIDYLLKPIDPEELKASVSKVEAKLMQKKANLQLENLMEFIKDKDAKKDHKLALSSTKEIRFVHTGDIIRCESSNAYTQFFLSDGTSIMVSKPIFEYDELLSSYDFIRCHQSHLVNIKFIKSLLKEDSGYLLMDDNTRIPISRNKKENVIKRLHTIKK from the coding sequence ATGATACGAGCGGTAATTATAGACGACGAAAAAAACAATATCGAAAATATTGTGCACCTGTTAAAAAAGAATGAGCTGCCGGTAACAGTTGTGGGCACAGCCACCAATGCCGATGACGGGGTTAGTTTGATTACAGCAAGCAATCCCGATTTGTTGTTCTTAGATATCCAGATGCCGGATAAGAATGGCTTTGAAGTGCTTAAAGCTTTGCCACATCAACAGTTTGAAGTTGTTTTTGTTACCGCGTTTGACAATTACGGGATACAGGCCGTTAAATTTTCGGCTATAGATTATTTGCTGAAGCCGATAGATCCGGAAGAATTAAAAGCATCGGTAAGCAAAGTGGAGGCTAAACTGATGCAAAAGAAGGCTAACCTGCAGCTTGAAAACTTAATGGAATTTATAAAAGATAAGGACGCGAAAAAGGATCACAAATTGGCCCTGTCTTCAACTAAAGAGATCAGGTTTGTGCACACCGGGGATATCATCCGTTGCGAATCATCAAATGCTTACACCCAGTTCTTTTTATCAGACGGAACAAGTATTATGGTATCAAAACCAATTTTTGAATACGACGAATTATTAAGCAGCTACGATTTTATCAGGTGCCATCAATCGCACCTGGTGAATATAAAGTTTATCAAAAGTTTACTCAAGGAAGATTCGGGCTATTTATTAATGGACGATAATACCCGCATCCCCATCTCCAGGAACAAAAAAGAGAACGTAATAAAACGCTTACACACTATAAAAAAATAA
- a CDS encoding TlpA family protein disulfide reductase, with translation MKNLLLAALVFCSSYLSAQNLPAIAIEDKKMDAYLMNRKPATLTVQIKNLPDSVKKINIKYTLVQLGGSMQATKYAETDATGQVKIILDENLPYQQIWLDAGNYLYTGIYVDKGLTVTVDTRKVPKDGAYMIGEGITFSGYDGELNTVMNKKVLFKKKERERLVNDLRAVCNWRKKYTADAFTFKTDSVLRLLKSIDSEFISGYPKYGWAVNNETLSEFYGEICIAYWNDTIPGQLIKQINAHQPIFTSNDGVMFYKYLGIYTMAKKRFKKESALNSIMMLCDSLYTQQRSDLLKLFLLESEKDNYARTYPMIISSIKTAWCKKIAADEMIKVDDNQKRIDSVLALSTKLEKADIGTPLIRLPFDASLYQLDTIANIDSFILNLKAKFPNKALIIDFWATWCAPCIADMPFSKSLHQKNKDLPVEYIYLCTTSSSSIDIWKNRIGEMQIPGTHIYVNDKIIARLKTVLNAEGGFPTYVVIDVNGKVNKSKITRMEALDRESLKKNVGL, from the coding sequence ATGAAAAACCTATTACTGGCAGCATTAGTGTTCTGCAGCAGCTACTTAAGTGCCCAAAATTTACCAGCTATTGCCATCGAGGATAAAAAAATGGACGCCTATCTGATGAACAGGAAGCCCGCAACATTAACCGTGCAAATAAAAAACCTGCCCGATAGCGTTAAAAAAATAAATATCAAATATACCCTTGTACAACTCGGCGGAAGCATGCAGGCAACTAAATATGCAGAAACAGATGCCACCGGCCAGGTAAAAATAATTCTTGATGAGAATTTGCCTTACCAACAAATTTGGTTAGACGCAGGTAACTACTTATATACAGGGATATATGTGGATAAAGGGCTTACTGTTACAGTAGACACGCGGAAAGTACCTAAAGATGGCGCGTATATGATAGGCGAGGGGATTACCTTTTCTGGTTACGACGGCGAATTAAATACCGTAATGAACAAAAAAGTGTTGTTTAAAAAGAAAGAAAGGGAGCGTTTGGTTAATGATCTGCGGGCCGTATGTAACTGGAGAAAAAAATACACTGCAGATGCCTTCACTTTTAAAACCGATTCTGTTTTAAGGCTATTGAAAAGTATAGATAGCGAATTCATCAGCGGTTACCCTAAATATGGATGGGCTGTTAACAATGAAACCTTGTCGGAGTTTTACGGTGAAATTTGCATCGCCTATTGGAATGACACCATACCCGGCCAGCTTATTAAGCAGATAAACGCGCACCAGCCAATATTTACAAGTAACGATGGTGTGATGTTTTACAAATACCTGGGCATTTATACAATGGCCAAAAAGCGCTTTAAAAAAGAATCGGCGCTCAACAGTATCATGATGCTATGTGATAGTTTATATACGCAGCAGCGATCAGATCTTTTAAAACTATTTCTTTTAGAATCGGAGAAAGATAATTATGCCCGCACTTACCCCATGATCATCAGCAGTATCAAAACAGCCTGGTGCAAAAAAATCGCTGCAGATGAAATGATTAAGGTTGATGATAACCAAAAGAGAATAGATAGCGTTTTAGCTTTATCAACAAAGTTAGAAAAGGCGGATATTGGTACCCCCTTAATTCGGTTACCTTTTGATGCCAGCTTATACCAGTTAGATACTATAGCAAATATCGATAGCTTTATATTAAATTTAAAGGCAAAATTCCCCAACAAAGCTCTTATTATTGATTTTTGGGCAACCTGGTGCGCCCCCTGCATAGCCGACATGCCGTTCAGCAAAAGTTTGCACCAAAAAAATAAAGATCTGCCTGTTGAATACATTTATCTATGTACCACCAGTAGCTCAAGTATTGATATATGGAAAAACAGAATAGGAGAGATGCAGATCCCCGGTACGCATATTTACGTGAATGATAAAATCATCGCCAGGCTAAAAACTGTGCTTAATGCGGAAGGGGGATTCCCAACTTATGTGGTTATTGACGTTAATGGCAAAGTAAACAAGTCAAAAATTACCAGGATGGAGGCTTTGGATAGGGAAAGTTTAAAAAAAAATGTGGGACTTTAG
- a CDS encoding LLM class flavin-dependent oxidoreductase, which translates to MKKIGFLSFGHWSNHPAYQARTASDTLLQSIDLAVAAEEIGLDGAYFRVHHFARQLASPFPLLSAIGAKTSKIEIGTGVIDMRYENPMYMVEDAGAADLISGGRLQLGISRGSPEQVIEGWRYFGYEPAAGENDADMGRKKALDFLDKLKGEGFAQPNPYPMFPNPPGLLRLEPHSEGLRERIWWGAASNATAVWAAENGMHLQSSTLKYDESGKPFHIQQAEQIRLYKEAWKNAGHQREARVSVSRSIFALVTEQDRLYFGQQGKGADSFGYIEADKRAVFGKSYAAEPDQLIKELAQDEAIQEADTLLLTIPNTLGVDYNVHVLSAILEHVAPALGWR; encoded by the coding sequence ATGAAGAAAATAGGATTTTTATCATTCGGGCATTGGTCCAACCATCCCGCGTACCAGGCCCGTACTGCCAGTGATACCTTGCTGCAGTCGATTGATCTGGCTGTTGCCGCGGAAGAAATTGGTTTGGATGGGGCTTATTTCCGGGTTCATCATTTTGCGCGGCAGTTGGCATCGCCATTCCCGCTACTTTCGGCTATTGGGGCAAAAACCAGCAAGATTGAGATTGGGACGGGTGTTATCGATATGCGTTATGAAAACCCCATGTATATGGTAGAAGATGCCGGCGCTGCCGACCTGATTTCGGGCGGGCGTTTGCAATTGGGCATCAGCCGGGGTTCGCCAGAGCAGGTGATTGAGGGCTGGCGTTATTTTGGTTACGAGCCTGCTGCCGGGGAAAACGATGCTGATATGGGACGAAAAAAGGCCCTGGATTTTTTAGATAAGTTAAAAGGAGAGGGGTTTGCCCAGCCTAACCCTTACCCGATGTTCCCGAATCCGCCCGGCTTGTTACGGCTGGAACCGCATTCGGAAGGGCTGCGGGAACGCATCTGGTGGGGAGCTGCATCTAATGCAACCGCGGTTTGGGCTGCCGAAAACGGCATGCACCTGCAAAGTTCGACCCTGAAATATGACGAAAGCGGCAAGCCTTTCCACATCCAGCAGGCAGAACAGATCAGGCTATATAAAGAAGCCTGGAAAAACGCCGGGCACCAGCGCGAAGCGAGGGTATCGGTAAGCCGCTCCATTTTTGCACTGGTAACCGAGCAGGACAGGCTTTACTTTGGACAGCAGGGAAAAGGAGCCGACAGCTTTGGTTACATCGAGGCTGATAAACGTGCAGTCTTCGGCAAAAGCTATGCAGCCGAACCCGACCAGCTCATCAAAGAACTGGCCCAGGACGAAGCGATACAGGAAGCAGACACTTTGCTGCTTACTATACCGAACACTTTGGGCGTTGATTACAATG